The proteins below are encoded in one region of Mycobacterium botniense:
- a CDS encoding PPE family protein, whose translation MDFGALPPEINSARMYSGPGSGPLLAAATAWDGLANELSFSAGTYSSVIANLTSTGWRGAASTMMAGAVAPYVAWLHDTAARAAQTAAQAKAAVGAYETAFAATVPPPLIEANRAQLAALAASNFFGQNSPAIAATEAEYDEMWAQDAAAMYGYAGSSASATRLTPFSQPPRTTDPAGQAAQAAAVAQATATGAGHARNVTALSGLTSALQSLASPASASSASSSSANVVPVIAGEPVTAYGFETLTLANMAEATNDEFWRLTALGARLTSWYSSAQRDFAQGIGPFAPIFGIPLPSTTSAASAVMGRASQVSLLSVPPTWAATAAPEITPAALTLPAAGTAPDAAVGIPGGVFGETLMGSLAGRAVSAAAAKPRRKVIPRSPAGG comes from the coding sequence ATGGATTTTGGAGCATTACCACCTGAAATTAACTCCGCCCGAATGTATTCGGGTCCCGGGTCGGGGCCGCTGCTGGCCGCGGCGACCGCCTGGGATGGGCTCGCCAACGAGCTGAGTTTCTCAGCGGGCACCTACTCATCGGTGATTGCCAACCTGACCAGTACGGGATGGCGGGGTGCCGCGTCGACGATGATGGCCGGTGCGGTCGCCCCTTATGTGGCGTGGCTGCACGACACCGCCGCCCGGGCGGCGCAGACGGCGGCCCAGGCCAAAGCTGCCGTGGGCGCCTACGAGACGGCGTTCGCGGCCACGGTGCCCCCGCCGCTGATCGAGGCCAACCGGGCACAGTTGGCAGCGCTGGCCGCGAGCAACTTCTTCGGCCAAAACAGCCCGGCGATCGCAGCAACTGAGGCCGAATACGACGAGATGTGGGCCCAGGACGCCGCGGCGATGTACGGCTATGCCGGCTCTTCGGCATCCGCCACCCGGTTAACCCCGTTCAGCCAACCACCCCGGACCACCGATCCGGCGGGCCAGGCCGCCCAGGCCGCGGCAGTCGCCCAGGCCACCGCGACCGGCGCCGGCCACGCCCGGAATGTCACCGCTCTGTCCGGGCTTACCAGTGCCCTACAGAGTCTCGCCTCGCCCGCTTCGGCATCCTCGGCGTCTTCGTCGTCGGCCAACGTGGTCCCTGTGATCGCCGGGGAGCCCGTCACGGCGTACGGGTTCGAAACCCTCACCCTCGCGAACATGGCCGAGGCAACCAATGACGAGTTCTGGCGACTTACCGCACTCGGCGCCAGGCTGACGAGCTGGTATTCGAGCGCCCAACGCGATTTCGCCCAGGGGATCGGGCCATTTGCGCCAATTTTCGGGATTCCGCTACCGTCGACGACGTCAGCAGCCTCAGCGGTGATGGGCCGGGCCAGCCAGGTCAGCCTGTTGTCGGTGCCCCCGACCTGGGCCGCTACTGCCGCCCCGGAAATCACCCCGGCGGCCCTGACGCTTCCGGCTGCCGGGACCGCGCCGGACGCCGCGGTCGGCATACCCGGTGGCGTGTTCGGCGAGACCTTGATGGGCAGCCTGGCGGGACGCGCGGTCAGCGCCGCGGCAGCCAAGCCCCGCCGCAAAGTTATCCCTCGCTCCCCCGCTGGGGGATGA